CGACCCGGTCAGCGTTCCGGGCTGGGCGACGATCCTGTCGGCGGCCATGGAAATGTAATACCCCCCGGAGCCCGCCACGTTCCCCATGGACACGATGACCGGCTTCCCCGCCTGCCGGGCCCGGACGATTTCCCGCCAGATGGTGTCGGAGGCCACGTGCGACCCTCCCGGGCTATCCACCCGGAAGAGGATCGCCTTGACCTTCTTATCCTCGGTGGCGGACCGGAAGGCATCCGCGACGGTGTCCGGCCCCAGGAGGAACCTCCCCGAGACGGGGTCGTACCGGCTCTTCCCGCGACGGATTCCTCCCACGCCATAGATCAGGGCGATCGTCTCCCCTTCCCCCCGGATCCTCCCCGCCCTCGGGAAGTATTCCCCCAGGTCGAGAAACGTCGCGTCCTCGCCCGTTTTCCGCCGCACCTTTTCGTACACCTCGTCCCTGTACGCGACACCATCCACGAGATTCGCCCGCATCGCCTCCCCGGCGAACAACGGTCCCCGGTCCGCGAGCGACCGCACCTCGTCCGCGGAGAGCTTTCTCGATTCCGCGATCCCCTTCACGATCTGCCCGAACAGGGAGGCGAGGAACCTCCGGTTGGCCTCCCGGTGGGCATCGGTATATTTCTTCTCGGTCAGCCGGTTGACGAGGGTCTTGTATTCCTCCCGCCGGCCCATCCGGGGGATGATCCCGAGCTTGTCGAGAGTCCCCCGAACGAAAGGGGTGTTGGAGATCAGGCCGGTCAGGCCGACGCTTCCGGACGGCTGCAGGTAGATGTTGTCGAAGGCGGTCGCCAGATAGTAGGCCCCGTTTCCCGGGCCGAACTCCCCGAACGTCTCC
The nucleotide sequence above comes from Candidatus Deferrimicrobiaceae bacterium. Encoded proteins:
- the sppA gene encoding signal peptide peptidase SppA, producing the protein MRNIVVGILAVFGGLVILASFAAGVFYFRGKGRIPQKTVIAVDLERAVVEYVPDDQVAGFLLRRSMVLRDVVDALNRAAEDKRVVGLVARVGTSGMGMAQIQEVRDAVVAFRGKGKPAIAHAETFGEFGPGNGAYYLATAFDNIYLQPSGSVGLTGLISNTPFVRGTLDKLGIIPRMGRREEYKTLVNRLTEKKYTDAHREANRRFLASLFGQIVKGIAESRKLSADEVRSLADRGPLFAGEAMRANLVDGVAYRDEVYEKVRRKTGEDATFLDLGEYFPRAGRIRGEGETIALIYGVGGIRRGKSRYDPVSGRFLLGPDTVADAFRSATEDKKVKAILFRVDSPGGSHVASDTIWREIVRARQAGKPVIVSMGNVAGSGGYYISMAADRIVAQPGTLTGSIGVFAGKMVTTSFWEKLGVTYDEVHTSRNADLWTGTRDYDADQWKRVQGILDRIYEEFTDKAAKGRNLPVEKVREAARGRVWTGEDAKALGLVDELGGFPAALRLVREAAGIPAEA